A single region of the Lotus japonicus ecotype B-129 chromosome 4, LjGifu_v1.2 genome encodes:
- the LOC130710429 gene encoding RING-H2 finger protein ATL46-like: MRSIPLDLKHSSSSQPPFSAFQTFHEANVSNENEASPSPPSSSSSLIGISPLILLVITVLSVIFFIYGLIHLVLWFLMKRPSSSSSILYNSNRFQESTTRTRALQRQLQNLFRLHDSGLDQALIDSLPLFHYQDLLDLKEPFDCAVCLFEFSEHDKLRLLPMCSHAFHMDCLDTWLLSNSTCPLCRATVEKSPTLNDDNNSNSLVVSNKEENGNGCSESEEKQKIMKRVLSVRLGKFRNIGLEGGEGIESGGCSLELDERRCYSMGSYQYVVGDMNLQVVLSQSGEEGENENVEGKRIRSTTKGESFSVSKIWLWSKTSKFHSSNAAFP; encoded by the coding sequence ATGCGCAGCATACCACTTGATTTGAAGCACTCATCATCATCTCAGCCTCCTTTCTCTGCATTTCAAACATTTCATGAAGCTAATGTTAGCAATGAGAATGAagcatcaccatcaccaccatcatcatcgtCGTCTCTTATTGGAATTAGTCCACTTATTTTGCTGGTTATAACAGTTCTCTCAGTTATCTTTTTCATCTATGGCCTTATCCATTTGGTTCTGTGGTTTCTGATGAAAAGaccatcatcatcctcttcaatCCTCTACAATTCCAACAGATTCCAAGAGTCCACCACGAGAACCCGCGCTCTTCAAAGACAGCTTCAAAACCTCTTCCGCTTGCATGACTCAGGTCTAGACCAGGCTCTCATAGATTCTCTTCCACTTTTCCACTACCAAGATTTACTGGACTTGAAGGAACCCTTTGATTGTGCTGTGTGTCTCTTTGAATTCTCAGAGCACGACAAGCTGAGATTGCTTCCAATGTGCAGCCATGCCTTTCACATGGATTGCCTTGACACATGGCTTCTCTCAAACTCTACATGTCCTCTATGCAGAGCAACTGTGGAGAAGAGTCCAACATTGAATGATGATAACAACAGTAACTCTTTGGTTGTTTCAAATAAGGAAGAGAATGGTAATGGGTGTTCAGAATCTGAAGAGAAGCAAAAAATTATGAAGAGGGTGCTTTCTGTGAGGCTTGGAAAATTCAGAAATATTGGATTGGAGGGTGGAGAAGGAATAGAAAGTGGTGGTTGTAGTTTGGAATTGGATGAGAGGAGATGCTACTCCATGGGTTCATATCAATATGTGGTTGGTGATATGAATCTGCAAGTGGTGTTGTCTCAATCTGGTGAGGAAGGTGAAAATGAGAATGTGGAGGGAAAGAGGATAAGGAGCACCACCAAGGGTGAGAGCTTCTCTGTTTCTAAGATTTGGCTTTGGTCCAAGACGAGTAAATTTCATAGTTCTAATGCTGCTTTCCCTTGA